A genomic segment from uncultured Erythrobacter sp. encodes:
- a CDS encoding acyltransferase: MIFFILTRLKVTFWTLFYRILGRLAFAKMGVGCVFEGWIDIPQRGGRIELGDGVRIASLTEFSVLKGALLKIGDRSFIGRGTLISAHKQVEIGNDVLLAEFCALHDNNHAFRDMTQPIARQGTHAQHVIVGENVWIGAQCVLLSGVHIPSGCVVGASAVVHHSLKIRENTIIAGTPAKQVGARHQDQ; this comes from the coding sequence ATGATCTTCTTTATCTTGACCCGGCTGAAGGTGACATTTTGGACGTTGTTTTATAGGATTCTGGGGCGGCTTGCTTTTGCGAAGATGGGCGTAGGTTGTGTGTTTGAGGGATGGATCGATATCCCTCAGCGCGGCGGCCGAATCGAGCTCGGTGATGGTGTGCGCATCGCATCGCTGACTGAATTTTCGGTGCTCAAAGGCGCTTTGCTTAAGATCGGCGATCGCAGTTTCATCGGGCGCGGCACGTTGATTAGCGCGCATAAGCAAGTAGAGATAGGCAATGACGTGCTTCTGGCAGAGTTCTGCGCGCTCCATGACAACAATCATGCCTTTCGCGACATGACTCAGCCTATCGCGCGCCAAGGGACCCACGCTCAACATGTGATTGTGGGGGAAAATGTTTGGATCGGTGCGCAATGCGTACTGCTTTCAGGGGTCCATATTCCAAGCGGCTGCGTTGTGGGCGCATCAGCGGTAGTGCACCACTCATTGAAAATACGAGAAAACACAATCATCGCCGGCACTCCTGCAAAGCAAGTCGGTGCGAGGCATCAAGATCAGTGA
- a CDS encoding NAD-dependent epimerase/dehydratase family protein, translating into MALSGTTLVTGGSGFIGAALSQALRFSGSAVLAPDHRTLDLTDRAAVAAFLEEHRVQSIMHFASRGVIADPSDTSLIDEERAMVQALCDGLNGGGTFFYAGSMSEYGQSGHLSETAACTPQNAYARAKLEAGLWLRRHAPERGITPVVGRIFGAYGPGEAPSRLFPQVIAALKSGSPVDLSDGSQVRDFVHVTDVARASIGLMMLKNPPDCVNLGTGIGVSVRYAIKRLGQELGYPLDYLRFGARARSAHDLDVLVACPQRLRDALGWTLPQRLQDGVPILPLMMPDMLTRKDSPPTRDQQACKHD; encoded by the coding sequence ATGGCCCTCTCTGGGACAACGCTTGTGACGGGCGGCTCGGGCTTTATCGGCGCAGCCCTGTCTCAGGCTCTTCGCTTCTCTGGTAGCGCGGTTCTTGCGCCGGACCACCGCACGCTGGATCTCACCGACCGCGCGGCCGTGGCCGCGTTTCTAGAGGAACATCGCGTGCAGAGCATTATGCACTTTGCCTCGCGGGGGGTTATTGCCGACCCGTCCGACACGAGCCTTATCGACGAAGAACGCGCCATGGTGCAAGCGCTCTGCGACGGGCTGAATGGGGGCGGTACGTTCTTCTACGCTGGAAGCATGTCGGAATACGGCCAATCAGGGCATCTATCTGAGACCGCGGCCTGCACACCTCAGAACGCCTATGCGCGCGCTAAACTGGAGGCCGGGCTCTGGCTGCGGCGACACGCACCTGAGCGTGGGATCACCCCCGTCGTGGGCCGTATCTTTGGGGCCTATGGCCCCGGCGAGGCGCCAAGCCGGCTCTTCCCGCAGGTGATTGCGGCCCTGAAATCCGGCTCGCCTGTAGATTTGAGCGACGGATCGCAGGTGCGCGACTTCGTGCATGTCACAGATGTCGCGCGGGCGAGTATCGGGCTTATGATGCTAAAAAATCCGCCAGATTGTGTAAACTTGGGCACCGGAATCGGCGTGAGCGTCAGATACGCCATTAAACGTCTGGGGCAAGAGCTAGGCTACCCCCTCGATTACCTACGCTTCGGCGCTCGTGCGCGCTCGGCCCACGATCTTGATGTTCTGGTTGCCTGCCCGCAACGGCTGCGAGACGCGTTGGGTTGGACATTACCGCAGCGCTTGCAGGATGGGGTGCCGATTCTACCGCTTATGATGCCCGACATGCTGACGCGCAAAGACAGCCCACCTACAAGAGACCAGCAAGCCTGCAAGCATGATTGA
- a CDS encoding glycosyltransferase translates to MRIILINRFFFPDESATSLMLTDLVEGLAPLGLAMHAITASASYTGTEGSAQALSVPDLTVTRLPTLPLSHQSLVGRVLNFLVFYLALLVAGIWHVRRGDLIICLTDPPFVGVFATIIAKLRQAKVIHWVQDIYPETATRLGYGSSSSPSIRMLAAARDWAWRNAATNVVIGDRMRDMLCSHGVEAQKIRIIPNWADDEALAPILPQANPLRREWGFSDATLVVGYSGNLICPLLSGPISILELATKEEWNGEEAQAGRDHRQAA, encoded by the coding sequence ATGCGCATTATCCTTATCAACCGCTTCTTCTTCCCGGATGAGTCGGCAACTTCGTTGATGCTCACCGATCTTGTCGAGGGGCTCGCGCCGCTTGGCCTTGCCATGCATGCTATCACCGCGTCGGCATCCTACACCGGAACAGAAGGCAGCGCGCAGGCCCTTTCAGTGCCGGACCTCACCGTCACACGGCTGCCGACGCTCCCCCTGTCGCACCAGTCCCTTGTCGGCCGCGTGCTCAATTTCCTTGTCTTCTATCTGGCGCTTCTTGTTGCGGGGATCTGGCACGTCCGCCGCGGGGATCTGATCATTTGTCTCACCGATCCGCCTTTTGTCGGCGTTTTTGCCACAATAATTGCCAAGCTGCGGCAGGCCAAGGTGATCCATTGGGTACAGGACATTTATCCGGAAACCGCGACCCGGCTGGGATATGGCTCATCCTCGAGTCCGAGCATACGGATGCTTGCAGCAGCCCGCGATTGGGCATGGCGGAATGCGGCAACCAATGTTGTCATCGGAGATCGCATGCGAGACATGCTCTGCTCGCACGGAGTAGAAGCCCAGAAAATCCGCATCATTCCAAACTGGGCTGATGATGAAGCTCTCGCGCCAATCTTGCCTCAAGCCAATCCCCTGCGCCGCGAATGGGGGTTCAGCGATGCGACACTGGTCGTGGGCTACTCGGGCAATTTGATCTGCCCCCTTCTGAGTGGCCCAATTTCTATTTTAGAATTGGCCACGAAGGAGGAATGGAATGGCGAGGAAGCACAAGCCGGAAGAGATCATCGGCAAGCTGCGTGA
- a CDS encoding glycosyltransferase has protein sequence MKILLLTGSMDVSAGGPPRVVAGSAIGLASQGHEVKIASLASLAAPEEKILEDFSGLATPNISLHVYPASLPHQLGRSAMMQRDLPHMLDGCSAVHVHGVWEQCLADVARAATKLGIPVFVSAHGMLDPWSMRQSRWKKVIALRLLGTGKMLRSAKAIIYGTQDERQDCASVLPGSASAIVPNGIALESLSLDQLPDDTDLLRRFPQLADWQTTILFFSRIHPKKGVNLLIDAFLACAPEAPGAGLLIAGIAQDAEFETLLRRKISDSSYADRIIFTTDLSGEEARVVFRQSEIFALPSHQEGFSMAILEAMALEKPLLITDRCHLPDVSGSWACGVVVKDDIAGITEGLRELLAKTPDALNCMGQNGRRVVEQNFSWDAVARKLGRLYRGEMS, from the coding sequence ATGAAAATACTTCTTCTTACAGGCAGTATGGATGTGTCAGCCGGGGGCCCACCGCGCGTTGTGGCGGGCAGCGCCATCGGATTGGCCAGCCAAGGCCATGAGGTGAAGATCGCAAGCCTCGCGAGCCTCGCCGCACCAGAAGAGAAGATTTTAGAAGACTTTTCAGGCCTCGCCACCCCCAACATCTCGCTGCATGTCTACCCAGCCTCACTGCCCCACCAACTGGGCCGCAGCGCGATGATGCAGCGCGATTTGCCCCACATGCTGGACGGCTGCTCCGCAGTGCATGTCCATGGAGTTTGGGAGCAGTGCCTGGCCGATGTCGCTCGCGCGGCCACAAAGTTGGGCATTCCGGTTTTTGTCTCGGCCCATGGGATGCTGGACCCCTGGTCGATGCGCCAATCCCGCTGGAAGAAGGTTATTGCTTTGCGCCTGCTGGGAACCGGCAAGATGCTGCGCTCGGCCAAGGCGATCATCTACGGCACCCAGGATGAGCGGCAAGACTGTGCCTCTGTCCTGCCCGGAAGTGCCAGCGCGATTGTGCCCAACGGAATTGCCCTAGAGAGCCTATCACTCGATCAACTGCCCGACGATACGGACCTGCTGCGCCGGTTCCCGCAATTGGCGGATTGGCAGACAACGATCCTGTTTTTTAGCCGAATCCACCCTAAAAAGGGTGTCAATCTTTTGATTGATGCCTTCTTAGCTTGCGCGCCTGAGGCGCCTGGCGCAGGCTTATTGATCGCCGGGATTGCCCAGGATGCCGAGTTTGAGACCCTGCTGCGCCGGAAGATCAGCGACAGCTCCTATGCAGATCGTATCATTTTCACTACCGATCTGAGCGGTGAAGAGGCCCGCGTTGTCTTTCGGCAGTCCGAGATCTTCGCTCTGCCCTCGCATCAAGAAGGGTTCTCGATGGCGATTCTCGAGGCGATGGCTCTTGAAAAGCCGCTGTTGATCACCGACCGCTGCCACCTCCCCGACGTCTCGGGCAGCTGGGCCTGCGGTGTCGTGGTCAAGGATGACATCGCAGGCATCACAGAGGGGCTGCGAGAATTGCTAGCCAAAACCCCTGATGCGCTGAACTGCATGGGCCAAAACGGACGACGGGTTGTCGAACAGAATTTCAGCTGGGATGCCGTCGCGCGCAAGCTTGGGCGTCTCTACAGAGGAGAGATGTCCTGA
- the rfbG gene encoding CDP-glucose 4,6-dehydratase, protein MTLAEYFCGRRVLVTGHTGFKGSWLTRWLVDLGAEVTGFSNEIPTQPSLFELLGCENICDHRIGDICNQDEIEMVVREGAFDVVFHLAAQSLVRKSYADPIATIATNILGTGHVLEAVRHAGHPCNIVAITSDKCYANEGSLWGFRETDPMGGHDPYSMSKGAAELVIDSWRRSYFSDPDSPIRLASARAGNVIGGGDWAQDRIVPDCVSSLIAGKPIKVRNPVATRPWQHVVEPLGGYLLLAARMADTSAAPVDQGWNFGPRAADTRSVRELVECLLDNWGAGSWIDASSRGALDEAKTLSLNCEKAALQLQWHPVWDFKRAVEETVRWYKVFARQDTQALQAITLEQVRAYQSEATIFDLPVRPSSNQIV, encoded by the coding sequence ATGACATTAGCAGAGTATTTCTGCGGGCGCCGGGTTCTTGTAACGGGGCACACCGGGTTTAAGGGCAGCTGGCTGACGCGATGGCTTGTCGACTTGGGCGCTGAGGTCACCGGGTTCTCTAACGAGATCCCAACGCAGCCCTCGCTCTTTGAGCTTCTTGGATGCGAAAACATCTGCGACCACCGCATTGGCGACATTTGCAATCAAGATGAGATAGAGATGGTCGTGCGAGAGGGCGCGTTTGATGTCGTCTTCCACTTGGCAGCTCAGTCGCTGGTGCGCAAATCCTACGCTGACCCCATTGCAACAATCGCCACCAATATACTGGGCACGGGGCATGTGCTGGAGGCGGTGCGCCACGCCGGGCACCCATGCAACATCGTGGCGATCACCTCGGACAAGTGCTACGCCAATGAGGGAAGCCTCTGGGGCTTTCGCGAAACCGATCCGATGGGTGGGCACGATCCCTACAGCATGAGCAAAGGCGCCGCCGAGCTGGTGATCGACAGCTGGCGCCGCAGCTACTTCTCGGACCCAGACAGTCCCATCCGCTTGGCCAGCGCACGCGCGGGCAACGTCATTGGCGGCGGGGATTGGGCGCAGGATCGCATCGTCCCAGACTGTGTCTCATCCTTGATCGCGGGCAAACCCATCAAGGTCCGCAATCCGGTCGCAACCCGCCCCTGGCAACATGTGGTCGAGCCGCTTGGAGGCTATTTGCTGTTGGCCGCCCGAATGGCTGACACCAGCGCAGCCCCGGTGGACCAAGGCTGGAACTTTGGCCCTCGCGCCGCCGACACTCGCTCGGTGCGAGAACTGGTAGAGTGCTTGCTGGACAACTGGGGTGCAGGAAGCTGGATCGATGCAAGCTCGCGCGGGGCCCTAGATGAGGCAAAGACGCTCAGCCTGAACTGCGAGAAAGCGGCGCTGCAGCTGCAATGGCATCCGGTCTGGGACTTTAAGCGCGCTGTCGAAGAAACGGTCCGCTGGTATAAGGTGTTCGCTAGGCAGGACACACAGGCTCTGCAGGCGATCACGCTCGAGCAGGTGCGCGCGTATCAGAGCGAAGCCACCATCTTCGATTTGCCAGTTCGCCCAAGCTCTAACCAGATAGTCTAA
- a CDS encoding sugar phosphate nucleotidyltransferase, translated as MILCGGKGTRLGEVTQNIIPKPMVEIGGFPILEHIMRYYGKFGHNEFVLCAGHLSWSIKSYFKTLHERHSDMVIDFTRGGLELKGSSAVPDWTVTIAETGADTMTAGRVRRVLKYLPTDGSFMLTYGDGVADVDLDALIAFHESHGRGLTMTGVIPPGRFGEIIHDGDTVTDWAEKPQQSDRYINGGFMVMRRDFAEKYIAPCDDRIMLERDSFEQAARDREMMLFRHNGFWQCMDTARDWEALNSIWDAGNAPWSV; from the coding sequence GTGATATTATGTGGCGGCAAAGGTACGCGCCTGGGTGAGGTTACGCAAAATATTATCCCCAAACCGATGGTCGAGATAGGCGGCTTCCCGATCCTCGAGCATATCATGCGATATTACGGCAAGTTTGGACACAACGAGTTTGTACTTTGTGCAGGCCATCTGAGCTGGTCGATAAAAAGCTACTTTAAGACGCTACACGAACGTCATAGCGATATGGTGATCGACTTTACCCGCGGCGGCCTTGAGTTGAAAGGCAGCAGCGCTGTGCCAGATTGGACCGTCACCATCGCCGAGACCGGCGCTGACACCATGACAGCAGGCCGGGTGCGGAGGGTGCTGAAGTACTTGCCCACAGATGGCTCCTTCATGCTGACCTACGGTGACGGCGTAGCGGATGTTGATTTGGACGCGCTGATAGCGTTTCATGAAAGCCATGGCCGCGGCCTGACCATGACCGGTGTGATCCCCCCGGGCCGCTTTGGCGAGATCATCCACGACGGCGACACGGTCACTGACTGGGCCGAAAAGCCCCAACAAAGCGATCGCTACATTAATGGTGGCTTCATGGTGATGCGCCGTGACTTTGCGGAAAAATACATCGCGCCCTGCGATGACAGGATCATGCTTGAGCGGGATTCTTTCGAACAAGCCGCGCGAGATCGGGAGATGATGCTATTTCGCCATAACGGGTTTTGGCAATGCATGGACACCGCCCGCGATTGGGAGGCGCTCAATAGCATTTGGGATGCGGGCAATGCCCCGTGGAGTGTTTAA
- a CDS encoding transcription termination/antitermination NusG family protein: MVEWRLVQIRPNADGIAIKNIERQGFCAFRPLEIVTSIRGGRFVSRLQSFFPGYMFAGYAGPGAPWSVINSTYGVARLVKFGDRPTTVPNLLITELQAACNDQGVISLASRIQAGASVEVASGSLAGFVGEVERLTPDQRALVLIEFLGKQTRVSLPVAQLKVASQHFGVGKHHGE; this comes from the coding sequence ATGGTCGAGTGGAGGTTGGTCCAAATCAGGCCCAATGCCGACGGCATTGCAATAAAGAACATCGAGCGACAGGGGTTCTGCGCGTTTCGGCCGCTTGAGATCGTGACGTCGATCCGTGGCGGACGGTTTGTATCGCGGCTGCAGTCGTTTTTCCCAGGCTACATGTTTGCCGGCTACGCCGGACCAGGGGCTCCGTGGTCGGTAATCAATTCGACCTACGGCGTGGCCCGCCTCGTCAAATTCGGCGATAGGCCGACAACTGTCCCGAACCTTCTCATAACCGAACTGCAGGCGGCTTGTAACGACCAGGGGGTCATCTCCTTGGCCTCCAGGATACAGGCAGGGGCGAGTGTTGAAGTCGCATCCGGATCGCTTGCAGGCTTCGTCGGCGAGGTCGAGCGACTGACTCCCGATCAACGGGCACTCGTCCTTATTGAGTTTCTCGGCAAACAGACACGCGTCAGTCTTCCGGTCGCACAACTCAAAGTCGCCTCGCAGCACTTCGGCGTCGGGAAACATCACGGTGAATGA
- a CDS encoding MarR family EPS-associated transcriptional regulator: MRTKHARDDARLRALRLIDANPQISQRELARELGISLGATHYLLRALTEAGMVRLGRFAASRRKQDYAYVLTPKGISQKAVMMAEFLVRKRAEYEALKEEIDTLSHELVSDPASDGTK, from the coding sequence GTGCGAACAAAACATGCGCGAGATGACGCAAGGCTGCGGGCCTTGCGGCTGATCGATGCAAACCCGCAAATTTCGCAGCGGGAGTTGGCACGCGAACTCGGGATAAGCCTCGGCGCGACCCACTATTTGCTGCGCGCCCTTACAGAGGCAGGTATGGTTCGCCTTGGCCGGTTTGCCGCGTCTCGCAGGAAACAGGATTATGCCTACGTCCTCACCCCGAAGGGCATATCGCAGAAAGCTGTGATGATGGCTGAATTTCTGGTGCGGAAGCGCGCCGAATACGAGGCCCTCAAAGAGGAAATCGATACGCTGAGCCATGAGCTTGTATCGGACCCCGCATCGGATGGGACCAAGTGA
- a CDS encoding putative colanic acid biosynthesis acetyltransferase, translated as MLRLFGAQIGASVHIYPTARIAIPWNLQVEDYVAIGDHAIIYSLGKIHLKARATVSQYAHLCAGTHDWRDKAMPLLKPPITIGEDVWICAEAFVGPGVHVAARAIVGARAVVTKDIDADQIVVGNPARQIGLRQP; from the coding sequence ATGCTGCGCCTATTTGGGGCTCAGATCGGGGCCAGTGTTCATATCTATCCGACTGCGCGCATCGCGATCCCTTGGAACCTGCAGGTCGAGGACTATGTGGCGATTGGAGATCACGCGATCATCTATTCGCTTGGGAAGATACACCTGAAGGCCCGAGCCACTGTATCGCAATACGCTCACCTCTGTGCGGGCACCCATGATTGGCGCGATAAGGCGATGCCGCTTCTCAAGCCGCCCATAACCATCGGAGAGGACGTTTGGATCTGCGCAGAGGCCTTTGTTGGCCCAGGTGTCCACGTGGCTGCGCGGGCCATCGTCGGCGCCCGGGCGGTGGTCACAAAAGACATTGATGCGGATCAGATCGTCGTAGGAAATCCCGCAAGGCAGATCGGGCTGCGGCAGCCCTGA
- a CDS encoding glycosyltransferase family 4 protein has protein sequence MSNISVFMFGARMHYAVPSILAEDQKLLTLYNDFNAYSLPAWARSMAEKIPNDSLQRLLQRRPNLVPKGKIKSNLSISAQLHWRRKSSASFASVVEAEIAATQAFANVALRHGMAEADASFTFDRAGLEIMQAMKANGKIALMEQTVAPAAKLITVLRRESAALSRDEESGWKALSARERKEWELADLIFCGSNFVRDSIILEGAAPAKCVVVPYGVDAGNYKAGLRKGAINRPLRMLFVGEVGARKGARYLIDAAHQLGDRVEVKMVGGIRADQVDITSLPNNLELVGKVPRSDVASWYDWADIFILPSLFEGSATVTYEAMASGLPVICTHETGSIVVNGVSGLIIPSRSSEAIIEAISSITPDRISAWSKYILNDERRWDRRSYSNDFLRKIQSIGL, from the coding sequence TTGAGCAATATCAGCGTTTTTATGTTCGGTGCGCGGATGCATTATGCAGTTCCGTCAATTCTAGCAGAAGATCAAAAGCTCCTAACCCTATACAATGATTTCAACGCGTATTCGCTGCCCGCGTGGGCGAGGTCGATGGCGGAAAAGATCCCCAATGACAGTTTGCAGCGACTGCTTCAACGCCGCCCTAACTTAGTGCCAAAGGGCAAGATCAAATCGAACCTTTCGATCTCAGCACAATTGCATTGGCGGCGAAAAAGTAGCGCATCCTTTGCCAGTGTCGTTGAAGCTGAAATTGCTGCGACACAAGCCTTTGCTAACGTTGCACTTAGGCATGGAATGGCGGAAGCTGATGCGAGCTTCACCTTCGATCGTGCTGGTCTGGAGATCATGCAGGCCATGAAGGCTAATGGAAAAATTGCGTTGATGGAGCAAACAGTCGCGCCTGCGGCCAAATTGATCACGGTTCTACGGAGGGAAAGCGCGGCTCTTAGCCGTGATGAGGAGTCCGGCTGGAAGGCATTAAGTGCACGTGAGAGAAAGGAATGGGAGCTCGCAGACCTGATATTTTGCGGCTCGAATTTTGTGCGGGATTCTATCATTCTTGAGGGCGCCGCCCCAGCTAAATGCGTGGTCGTGCCGTATGGTGTGGACGCAGGCAATTATAAAGCAGGATTGCGCAAGGGCGCGATAAATCGTCCTTTGCGGATGTTGTTTGTCGGAGAAGTAGGCGCACGAAAAGGGGCAAGATACCTAATTGATGCTGCGCACCAATTGGGTGATCGGGTCGAGGTAAAAATGGTAGGGGGCATTCGAGCCGATCAAGTAGACATCACGAGCCTCCCAAACAATTTAGAACTAGTTGGCAAGGTTCCGCGCAGCGATGTAGCTTCATGGTACGATTGGGCCGATATTTTCATTCTACCTTCGTTATTTGAGGGTTCGGCCACTGTTACCTATGAGGCGATGGCGAGTGGTCTTCCTGTTATTTGTACGCATGAGACAGGAAGTATCGTTGTGAATGGCGTGTCTGGCTTGATCATCCCCTCTAGATCATCAGAGGCCATCATCGAGGCAATTAGCTCAATCACGCCTGATCGGATTAGTGCTTGGTCGAAGTATATTTTAAACGACGAGCGGCGATGGGACCGGCGAAGTTATAGCAATGATTTCCTGCGCAAAATTCAGAGTATCGGCTTATGA
- a CDS encoding sugar transferase — translation MLSGSVAGSKGMAKVGEDLAARLLNEPGMTTERTDGVVASDAGEQGAVRAGEAVHTSEQQAKFAGEEFRTVVPHRRAALVHKFELPLILIGTFAPSLMVGSIGGRNPVVGAVPQTSAAICLAVIIAWYVLSRLKIHANARHLSYVIPVNFVAFTGVFTVMALLRLPFSGTFFLAGASSALLMSFLTAVYGRRLVKPHLVVPGGRATELNLTGHFVPAPSLGDLEQLIAGKWRKWAIVADLHYPHSERCERMFAKAALAGIPVYHFRQIAEMQSGQVRINHLSENDLGSLIPNVSYVAAKRVIGFLGVLILIPLLLPVCAVIAILIKLDSPGNALFIQERMGFRGEVFRMYKFRTMRERRVADHGLAQREDAMTKSDDDRITRVGRFLRKTRMDELPQMLNVLLGDMSLIGPRPEACSLSEWYEAELPFYSYRHIVRPGITGWAQVNQGHVTDVSDVLAKLRFDFYYIKNISLWLDVLIALKTLRVIATGLGAK, via the coding sequence ATGCTGTCAGGCTCCGTCGCCGGCTCCAAGGGTATGGCAAAAGTCGGTGAGGACTTGGCAGCGCGCCTTTTGAATGAGCCCGGCATGACCACTGAAAGGACAGATGGCGTAGTCGCCAGTGACGCAGGCGAGCAGGGCGCGGTGAGGGCAGGGGAGGCTGTTCATACAAGTGAACAGCAGGCCAAATTTGCCGGTGAGGAATTTCGGACTGTGGTGCCGCATCGGCGGGCTGCGCTTGTTCACAAGTTCGAGCTGCCGCTGATCCTCATTGGAACATTCGCTCCGTCCCTGATGGTGGGCTCTATCGGAGGCCGCAATCCTGTGGTCGGCGCCGTCCCACAGACGTCAGCCGCCATCTGCCTTGCAGTGATTATCGCCTGGTATGTCCTTTCGCGTCTCAAGATCCATGCCAATGCCCGGCATCTGTCCTACGTCATCCCGGTCAATTTCGTGGCGTTTACCGGCGTGTTTACCGTCATGGCCTTGTTGCGGCTCCCCTTCTCGGGGACGTTCTTTCTCGCTGGCGCTTCAAGCGCGCTACTGATGAGTTTTCTGACCGCTGTGTATGGTCGGCGCCTCGTAAAGCCCCACCTTGTTGTTCCGGGTGGCCGTGCAACTGAGCTCAATCTAACTGGGCATTTTGTGCCAGCGCCTTCGCTTGGCGATCTTGAGCAGCTTATTGCCGGTAAATGGCGGAAATGGGCGATTGTCGCGGATCTTCACTACCCCCATTCGGAGCGTTGTGAGCGGATGTTTGCGAAGGCTGCCCTGGCAGGTATCCCGGTCTACCATTTCCGACAGATTGCCGAGATGCAATCGGGCCAGGTCAGGATCAATCACCTCAGTGAAAACGATCTCGGATCACTGATCCCGAATGTGTCATACGTCGCCGCCAAGCGAGTAATCGGCTTTCTCGGCGTGTTGATCCTGATCCCGCTTTTGCTCCCGGTCTGTGCGGTTATCGCCATCCTGATTAAACTCGATTCTCCTGGCAACGCTCTCTTCATTCAGGAGCGTATGGGCTTTCGCGGTGAGGTTTTCCGGATGTACAAATTTCGGACGATGCGCGAGCGCCGCGTTGCCGACCATGGTCTGGCACAACGCGAAGATGCCATGACGAAGAGCGATGATGACCGCATCACCCGCGTCGGCCGCTTTTTGCGCAAAACCCGGATGGACGAGCTGCCCCAGATGCTGAACGTGCTCCTCGGCGATATGAGCTTGATCGGCCCACGCCCGGAGGCTTGCTCCTTGTCCGAATGGTATGAGGCTGAGCTGCCTTTCTATTCCTATCGCCACATCGTCCGGCCGGGCATAACCGGATGGGCCCAAGTGAACCAGGGCCACGTGACCGACGTCTCGGACGTTCTGGCAAAGCTGCGGTTCGACTTTTACTATATCAAGAACATCTCGCTCTGGCTTGACGTGTTGATCGCCCTCAAGACCTTGCGTGTGATCGCGACCGGGCTGGGCGCCAAATAG
- a CDS encoding class I SAM-dependent methyltransferase, which produces MAVTIEYEYNLPDVDHAHGYLMPTVERVLGQIGREAAIFELGCGNGANAGYLSSKGYTVIGVDPSTSGIAIAKENFPNCQLELGSTEDDLAERFGQFDVVLSLEVVEHVYSPKQYAEVVRDLLKPSGIAIISTPYHSYLKNLALALSGRMDGHFTALWEGGHIKFWSPKTLSSLFEDAGFESIGLYRVGRVPALAKSMIMIFQRR; this is translated from the coding sequence ATGGCGGTTACGATCGAATACGAATATAATTTGCCGGATGTTGATCACGCACATGGGTATTTGATGCCTACCGTAGAGAGGGTCCTTGGACAGATCGGACGCGAAGCGGCGATCTTCGAGCTTGGTTGCGGAAACGGTGCGAACGCTGGATATTTAAGCTCCAAGGGTTATACTGTCATTGGGGTGGATCCCTCCACAAGTGGTATTGCTATTGCCAAAGAGAACTTCCCCAATTGCCAGCTCGAACTGGGATCGACAGAAGATGATCTGGCTGAACGGTTCGGGCAATTTGACGTTGTCCTTAGCCTCGAAGTGGTCGAACATGTCTACTCGCCAAAGCAGTATGCTGAGGTCGTCCGTGATTTGCTGAAGCCCAGCGGGATCGCAATCATCAGTACTCCCTACCACAGCTATCTTAAGAACCTGGCGCTGGCTCTAAGCGGTAGGATGGATGGCCATTTTACTGCACTATGGGAAGGCGGGCACATCAAGTTTTGGAGCCCAAAAACTCTCAGTTCCTTGTTCGAAGACGCAGGGTTTGAGTCGATTGGCCTATATCGAGTGGGGCGTGTGCCAGCCTTGGCAAAATCCATGATTATGATCTTCCAGCGTAGATGA